A region from the Pseudomonas sp. KU26590 genome encodes:
- a CDS encoding glycosyltransferase family 4 protein: MKILFISSLYAPHIGGGAEIILQRTVEGLQQRGCEVSVLVTGPDAGLSVEAVNGVKVYRAGLRNFYWHFGTQRPGRLARLGWHLRDRYNGAMRRYVKQVIGNEQPQLVVCHNLAGWSVSVWDEITATGLPIVQVLHDMYLMCPSGNMFKRGQCCQQQCGSCQTFRRGHDARSAQVAAVVGVSRFILEKLQLRGYFSAASPYVVHNASPFTPPTASPHQRRQADLVAKKAPLRFGYMGTLSHQKGVAWLIEQFQRLPFDATLQIAGRGQNDDEATFKALATSSRISFVGYQKPEEFYLQIDVAVVPSLWNEPFGMVAVEACAHSVPVIASRMGGLPEIIQDPLNGLLCDPQDPDSLGQAMLRLHQNPELLARLSGQARVSVASLLNLALMLDSYQSIFAQTLLDDVAQRNRHALPHPV; encoded by the coding sequence ATGAAAATACTGTTCATCAGCAGCCTGTATGCCCCTCACATTGGAGGCGGCGCGGAAATCATTCTTCAGCGGACGGTCGAAGGCCTGCAGCAGCGCGGCTGTGAAGTCAGCGTGCTGGTGACCGGTCCAGACGCGGGCCTGAGCGTTGAAGCGGTGAACGGCGTCAAGGTCTACCGCGCCGGCCTGCGTAACTTCTACTGGCATTTCGGTACGCAACGGCCTGGCCGTCTGGCGCGCCTGGGCTGGCACCTGCGCGACCGCTACAACGGCGCAATGCGCCGCTACGTGAAACAGGTCATCGGCAACGAGCAGCCGCAGCTGGTGGTCTGCCACAACCTGGCCGGCTGGTCGGTTTCGGTCTGGGACGAGATCACCGCCACAGGGTTGCCGATCGTGCAGGTGCTGCATGACATGTACCTGATGTGCCCGAGCGGCAACATGTTCAAGCGCGGCCAGTGCTGCCAGCAGCAATGCGGCAGTTGCCAGACCTTTCGCAGGGGCCACGACGCGCGCTCGGCGCAGGTCGCGGCGGTGGTCGGGGTTAGCCGCTTCATCCTTGAAAAGCTGCAGCTGCGCGGTTATTTCAGCGCCGCCAGCCCGTACGTCGTGCACAACGCCAGCCCGTTCACGCCGCCGACCGCCTCGCCCCATCAAAGGCGGCAAGCGGACCTGGTGGCAAAAAAAGCGCCGTTGCGCTTCGGCTACATGGGCACGCTGTCCCATCAGAAAGGCGTGGCCTGGCTGATCGAGCAATTTCAGCGACTGCCTTTCGACGCCACGCTGCAGATCGCAGGCCGTGGCCAGAATGATGACGAAGCCACGTTCAAGGCGCTGGCGACTTCGTCGAGGATCAGCTTCGTCGGGTATCAGAAGCCTGAAGAGTTCTACCTCCAGATCGACGTCGCCGTGGTGCCGTCGCTGTGGAACGAGCCGTTCGGCATGGTCGCGGTCGAGGCCTGCGCCCACTCGGTGCCTGTGATTGCCAGCCGCATGGGCGGTTTGCCGGAGATCATTCAGGACCCGCTCAACGGCTTGCTGTGCGACCCGCAGGATCCCGACTCACTGGGCCAGGCGATGTTGCGCTTGCATCAGAACCCGGAATTACTCGCGCGTCTGAGCGGTCAGGCGCGGGTCAGCGTGGCGTCGTTACTGAACCTTGCGTTGATGCTCGACAGTTACCAAAGCATTTTTGCCCAGACGCTGCTGGACGACGTCGCCCAGCGCAACCGGCATGCCCTGCCGCACCCGGTTTGA